Proteins from a genomic interval of Schistocerca serialis cubense isolate TAMUIC-IGC-003099 chromosome 11, iqSchSeri2.2, whole genome shotgun sequence:
- the LOC126426553 gene encoding ankyrin repeat domain-containing protein 65-like, translating to MEEVSQEAAAIAVRLLQRGRAARQCEILTEEQKQVLAGRLIIAASQGQTGQVRALLDAGSPVNATDASGDTALHEAVVNGHEETVKCLIDAGAGVNVRDSDGMTPLHWAACRGGEQHIVRMLLAASACVDV from the exons ATGGAGGAGGTCAGCCAGGAGGCGGCAGCCATAGCCGTGCGCCTTCTGCAGCGGGGACGTGCTGCGCGGCAGTGCGA GATCCTGACTGAGGAGCAGAAGCAGGTGCTGGCTGGGAGGCTGATCATTGCTGCGTCACAGGGTCAGACCGGCCAAGTGCGGGCACTCCTGGATGCGGGGTCGCCAGTCAACGCGACAGACGCCAGTGGCGACACTGCCCTGCATGAAGCAGTGGTGAATGGCCACGAAGAAACTGTCAAGTGCCTGATTGATGCCGGAGCAGGTGTCAACGTCAGGGACTCGGATGGGATGACGCCTCTGCACTGGGCTGCATGTAGAGGTGGCGAGCAGCACATTGTACGGATGCTACTGGCGGCATCAGCGTGTGTAGATGTCTAG